One Chromobacterium paludis genomic window carries:
- a CDS encoding aspartate aminotransferase family protein, with translation MSNSVTRADFDQVMVQNYGPAGFIPVRGEGSRVWDQDGREFLDLAGGIAVNSLGHCHPELVAALTEQANKLWHVSNVFTNEPALKLASLLVEKTFAERVFFCNSGAEANEAAFKLARKYAHDNYGVHKHQILSCVNSFHGRTLFTVSVGGQPKYTEGFGPVPAGIGHFEFNDIESLKAAISDKTCAVVIEPIQGESGVLPADPEFLKAARELCDAHNALLIFDEVQSGMGRTGALYAYQQYGVTPDILTSAKGIGGGFPIGAMLTTDKVAKSFGIGTHGSTYGGNPLACAVAHKVVSLVSDPALLAGVEARHHRLVAGLEAINAKHKVFKLVRGKGLLIGCVLTDEYNGRARDFLKAAEKRQLMILVAGLSVLRLAPSLVISEADIDEGLQRLDAAIADLLSAQ, from the coding sequence ATGAGCAATTCGGTAACCCGCGCTGATTTCGACCAAGTCATGGTGCAGAACTACGGCCCCGCCGGTTTCATCCCGGTGCGCGGCGAAGGCTCCCGCGTATGGGATCAGGATGGCCGCGAATTTCTGGACCTGGCCGGCGGCATCGCCGTCAACTCGCTGGGCCATTGCCATCCGGAGCTGGTGGCCGCGTTGACCGAGCAAGCCAACAAGCTGTGGCACGTGTCCAATGTGTTCACCAACGAGCCGGCGCTGAAGCTGGCCAGCCTTTTGGTGGAAAAGACCTTCGCCGAGCGCGTGTTCTTCTGCAACTCCGGCGCCGAGGCCAATGAGGCCGCGTTCAAGCTGGCGCGCAAATACGCGCACGACAACTACGGCGTGCACAAGCATCAGATTCTGTCCTGCGTCAATTCCTTCCACGGCCGCACCCTGTTCACCGTCAGCGTGGGCGGCCAGCCCAAGTACACCGAAGGCTTCGGCCCGGTGCCGGCCGGCATCGGCCATTTCGAGTTCAACGATATCGAATCGCTGAAGGCGGCCATTTCCGACAAGACCTGCGCGGTGGTGATCGAGCCCATCCAGGGCGAGAGCGGCGTGCTGCCGGCCGATCCGGAGTTCCTCAAGGCCGCGCGCGAACTGTGCGACGCGCACAACGCGCTGCTGATCTTTGACGAAGTACAAAGCGGCATGGGCCGCACCGGCGCACTGTACGCCTATCAGCAATACGGCGTGACCCCGGACATCCTGACCTCGGCCAAGGGCATAGGCGGCGGTTTCCCCATCGGCGCGATGCTGACCACCGACAAGGTGGCCAAGAGCTTCGGCATCGGCACCCACGGCTCCACTTACGGCGGCAACCCGCTGGCCTGCGCGGTGGCGCACAAGGTGGTGTCCTTGGTCAGCGATCCGGCCTTGCTGGCCGGCGTGGAGGCGCGCCATCACCGCCTGGTGGCCGGTCTGGAGGCGATCAACGCCAAGCACAAAGTGTTCAAGCTGGTGCGCGGCAAGGGCCTGTTGATCGGCTGCGTGCTGACGGATGAATACAACGGCCGCGCCCGCGACTTCCTGAAGGCCGCCGAAAAGCGGCAATTGATGATTCTGGTGGCCGGCCTCAGCGTGCTGCGCCTGGCGCCGTCGCTGGTGATCAGCGAAGCGGACATCGACGAGGGCCTCCAGCGCCTCGACGCCGCCATCGCCGACCTGCTGTCCGCCCAGTAA
- the entS gene encoding enterobactin transporter EntS → MKKNAFLVDFSLLQHNPHFRCIFIARLISVFAFGLLMVAVPVQIHQLTGSPLQVGAAMALDGLGMFAGLMCGGVLADRLDRRKLILLGRASCGLGFLALAANGFLTQPSLLALYAVSAWDGFFSGIGITSLMAAIPAIVGRENLPAAGALAMLTMRLGAVLSPLLGGAVIAAASVNCNYLLAGLGTLLTLIPLTRLPALPPQGGEPSHPLRALGEGFAFLWTDKVVGAAVAAGTLQALLASVRVLYPALAENGFGGGGFAVGLMYSAAPLGAMLGAFASGWVGGLRRPGLVMLTALLASSLALAWLGVARHLAFALLALALLGYFGSIVSLLQFTLVQGRTPDRLLGRVNGLWSAQDVVGDSLGALTMGMLARLLAPLLAGAALGLAVGTAALAMLAGCRQLRGLDNGRQQASPQSAAQQD, encoded by the coding sequence ATGAAAAAAAACGCATTCCTCGTCGATTTCAGCCTGCTCCAACACAATCCGCATTTCCGCTGCATCTTCATCGCCCGCCTGATCTCGGTGTTCGCCTTCGGCCTGCTGATGGTGGCGGTGCCGGTGCAAATCCATCAACTGACCGGCTCGCCCCTGCAAGTGGGCGCGGCCATGGCGCTGGACGGCCTGGGCATGTTCGCCGGCTTGATGTGCGGCGGCGTGCTGGCGGACCGGCTGGACAGGCGCAAGCTGATCCTGCTGGGGCGCGCGTCCTGCGGCCTGGGTTTCCTCGCGCTGGCCGCCAATGGCTTTCTGACGCAGCCTTCGCTGCTGGCCTTGTACGCGGTTTCCGCCTGGGACGGCTTCTTCAGCGGCATCGGCATCACCTCCTTGATGGCCGCGATTCCGGCCATCGTCGGGCGTGAAAACCTGCCGGCCGCCGGCGCGCTGGCCATGCTGACCATGCGTCTGGGGGCCGTGCTGTCGCCGCTGCTGGGCGGCGCGGTGATCGCCGCCGCCAGCGTCAACTGCAACTACCTGCTGGCCGGCCTGGGCACATTGCTGACGCTGATTCCGCTGACGCGGCTGCCCGCCCTGCCGCCGCAAGGCGGCGAGCCTTCCCATCCCCTGCGCGCGCTGGGCGAGGGCTTTGCTTTCCTGTGGACCGACAAGGTGGTGGGCGCGGCCGTGGCCGCGGGCACCTTGCAAGCGCTGCTCGCTTCGGTGCGCGTGCTGTATCCGGCGCTGGCCGAGAACGGCTTTGGCGGCGGCGGCTTCGCCGTCGGGCTGATGTATTCCGCCGCGCCGCTGGGCGCCATGCTGGGCGCCTTCGCCAGCGGCTGGGTGGGTGGGCTGCGCCGCCCCGGCCTGGTCATGCTGACCGCCTTGCTGGCCTCTTCGCTCGCGCTCGCGTGGCTGGGCGTCGCCCGCCATCTGGCCTTTGCGCTGCTGGCCTTGGCGCTGCTTGGCTATTTCGGATCCATCGTTTCCTTGCTGCAATTCACCCTGGTGCAGGGCCGCACGCCAGACCGGCTGCTGGGCCGCGTCAACGGCCTGTGGAGCGCGCAAGACGTGGTGGGCGACAGCCTGGGCGCCTTGACCATGGGCATGTTGGCGCGCCTGCTGGCGCCGCTGCTAGCTGGCGCCGCGCTGGGCTTGGCCGTCGGCACCGCCGCGCTGGCCATGCTGGCCGGCTGCCGCCAGCTGCGCGGCTTGGACAATGGCCGACAGCAGGCCTCCCCCCAAAGCGCGGCGCAGCAAGATTAA
- a CDS encoding TonB-dependent receptor domain-containing protein yields MKNKRLPRQGFRLALLSAAVCSLHLPSAHADEAAAELPSVVVTASGYEQKIKQAPASISVITRAELEKMPVNNLADAVRKLEGVSIIGGDPSDTDIAVRGLPGEYTLILVDGKRQNTRETMNRGTGGVQPYQMPPLEAIERIEVVRGPMSSLYGADAMGGVVNIITRKSPKEWHGSMTLGGSIPSDAKYGNAGETSFWAGGPLKEGLLALQVYGSSYHRSESSVSYPNVGAVGVPDTQNGNFNAKLSITPTANQDIVLEAGHNSLSYTNTPGKSAAADDDKSKVSYPRDNWGISHNGRWGWGKSSLSLYQESSKEVRSTNNVESPVQPKIVNTTLDGQLTLPFERNTLKLGMQWQQQKLSGVSLNNNVPNQNFAPNPDRIRADSSALYAENEFAATENLTLTGGLRLDHQSQYGSHVSPRLYAVYNLTPAVTLRGGVAQGFKAPKLRQTAPGYCMTSGGPREVGGVLCGNPDLKPEESTSGEIGIRYDGADGLSGSFTVFHSQFKNKVVSFDTGVVSPQAAPRTIYVYDNVDKVDIQGVEMSGAWEVNKQWKLSGNYTYTDSRRQGGKETSLDKTSLDGKPLDKTPEHVANLKLDWTPFEKLNAYANATYTGKSYWAAFRNYAMSVRERPAATTVDLGLSYQINKTFSVNAAVLNVSDKIVAVDQSASPATRSGNWMVDEGRRYWLTLTGKF; encoded by the coding sequence ATGAAAAACAAACGCCTTCCTCGCCAGGGCTTCCGCTTGGCGCTGCTCTCGGCTGCCGTCTGCAGCCTGCACCTTCCCTCCGCCCATGCCGACGAAGCCGCGGCCGAGCTGCCGTCCGTCGTCGTCACCGCCTCCGGCTATGAGCAAAAGATCAAGCAGGCCCCGGCCAGCATCTCCGTCATCACCCGCGCCGAGCTGGAAAAAATGCCGGTCAACAATCTGGCTGACGCGGTGCGCAAACTGGAAGGCGTCAGCATCATAGGCGGCGACCCCAGCGACACCGACATCGCCGTGCGCGGCCTGCCGGGCGAATACACGCTGATCCTGGTGGACGGCAAGCGCCAGAACACCCGCGAAACCATGAACCGCGGCACCGGCGGCGTGCAGCCCTACCAGATGCCGCCGCTGGAAGCGATTGAGCGCATCGAAGTGGTGCGCGGCCCGATGTCCTCGCTGTACGGCGCGGACGCCATGGGCGGCGTGGTCAACATCATCACCCGCAAATCGCCCAAGGAATGGCACGGCTCGATGACGCTGGGCGGCTCCATCCCGTCCGACGCCAAATACGGCAATGCCGGCGAGACCAGCTTCTGGGCCGGCGGCCCGCTGAAGGAAGGCCTGCTGGCGCTGCAGGTATACGGCAGCAGCTATCACCGTTCCGAAAGCAGCGTGAGCTACCCTAACGTCGGCGCCGTCGGCGTGCCCGACACCCAGAACGGCAATTTCAACGCCAAGCTGTCCATCACTCCCACCGCCAATCAAGACATCGTGCTGGAAGCCGGCCACAATTCGCTCAGCTACACCAACACCCCGGGCAAGAGCGCGGCCGCCGATGACGACAAGAGCAAGGTCAGCTATCCGCGCGACAACTGGGGCATCAGCCACAACGGCCGTTGGGGCTGGGGCAAGAGCAGCCTGTCGCTGTACCAGGAATCTTCCAAGGAAGTCCGCTCCACCAACAACGTGGAAAGCCCGGTCCAGCCCAAGATCGTCAACACCACGCTGGATGGCCAGCTGACCCTGCCGTTTGAACGCAACACCCTCAAGCTGGGCATGCAGTGGCAACAGCAAAAGCTGAGCGGCGTGTCGCTGAACAATAATGTGCCGAACCAGAACTTCGCGCCCAACCCGGACCGCATCCGCGCCGACAGCTCCGCGCTGTACGCCGAGAACGAGTTCGCCGCCACCGAAAACCTGACGCTAACCGGCGGCCTGCGCCTGGATCACCAAAGCCAGTACGGCAGCCACGTCAGCCCGCGCCTGTACGCCGTCTACAACCTGACGCCCGCCGTCACCCTGCGCGGCGGCGTGGCCCAGGGCTTCAAGGCGCCCAAGCTGCGCCAGACCGCGCCTGGCTATTGCATGACTTCCGGCGGCCCGCGCGAAGTGGGTGGCGTGCTGTGCGGCAATCCCGATCTGAAGCCGGAGGAGAGCACCAGCGGCGAAATCGGCATCCGCTACGACGGCGCCGACGGCCTCAGCGGCAGCTTCACCGTGTTCCACAGCCAGTTCAAGAACAAGGTGGTCAGCTTCGATACCGGCGTCGTCTCGCCGCAAGCCGCGCCGCGCACCATCTACGTCTACGACAACGTAGACAAGGTGGACATCCAAGGCGTGGAAATGTCCGGTGCCTGGGAAGTCAACAAGCAATGGAAGCTGTCCGGCAACTACACCTACACCGACTCCCGCCGTCAGGGCGGCAAGGAAACCAGCCTGGACAAAACCTCGCTGGACGGCAAGCCGCTGGACAAGACACCGGAGCATGTGGCCAACCTGAAGCTGGACTGGACGCCGTTTGAAAAGCTGAACGCCTACGCCAACGCCACCTACACCGGCAAGTCCTACTGGGCGGCGTTCCGCAATTACGCCATGAGCGTGCGCGAGCGTCCGGCCGCCACCACCGTGGACCTGGGCCTGAGCTACCAGATCAACAAGACCTTCAGCGTCAACGCCGCCGTGCTGAACGTCAGCGACAAGATCGTGGCGGTAGACCAGTCCGCCAGCCCGGCCACGCGCAGCGGCAACTGGATGGTCGACGAAGGCCGCCGCTATTGGCTGACCCTGACCGGCAAGTTCTAA
- a CDS encoding family 20 glycosylhydrolase, whose protein sequence is MRMKHLLGAAVLAAFSAGAWAAPDAAALGHSLALKVAVDSNQGAASGAPCADLGADWALCLKGRLILENRGEQAVPAGGWNLYLHSIRRILKLDTPQFAIRHITGDLYQITPTAAFAGLAPGQKLELPLIDEYWMLQESDVLPRPYVVVDGQAPALLRHDSSDEASYLLPLTGDNWKNPAGELRPLATSQQRYQTFSQRGPQLSAAQVAGRVIPAVKRQQLASGQLRVDGLSLRLAGVGADGERALAERVRELGLKSGGARVTGKVAGAKLPADIAVPGGYRLRIDARGATVEGFDAAGVFYGVQTLLGLTPQNGGTIPAMTVEDAPRYEYRGMMVDLARNFKQPDTVRRLIDQMAAYKLNKLHLHLSDDEGWRLQIPGLPELTDVGARRCHDLTETRCLLPQLGSGPANQSGGGYLSREQYIDLVRYAKSRFIEVIPEFDMPAHARAAVVSMEARYRRLMAAGQPQAANEYRLLDPQDQSHTLSVQFYDRHTYLNPCVPGSQRFVSKLVSEVAQMHREAGQPLQTWHFGGDEAKNILLGGGFQDLKGTDPGKGKVDLAKQDKPWGRSPACQAQIAQGRIKSVDELPLKFAQMASRIVAALDISTMAAWQDGVHGAAGAGDFATRNTLVTEWDTLYWGAAQAANDFANKGFKTVLASPDYLYFDFPYELNPHEHGYYWASRDTDSYKVFSFAPDNLAQNAEVMPDRQGKPFSVTSPAAPARFAGIQGQAWSEIVRTDAEFEQRVYPRMLALAERAWHQASWERPYKAGETYQLGVTHLVDKAALNADWQQFAAVLGWREAPKLERAGIAYRLPMPAVQPGSGAYAVATEWPGARLQYSTDGHGWHTLQPGQQAQAKFWRGVTQDGRRVGRVEMVSGQ, encoded by the coding sequence ATGAGGATGAAACATTTGCTGGGCGCGGCCGTGCTGGCCGCTTTTTCGGCAGGAGCCTGGGCCGCGCCGGACGCGGCGGCGCTGGGGCATAGCCTGGCGCTGAAGGTGGCGGTGGACAGCAACCAGGGCGCGGCATCCGGCGCGCCTTGCGCCGACCTGGGCGCGGACTGGGCCTTGTGCCTGAAGGGCCGGCTGATACTGGAAAACCGCGGCGAGCAAGCGGTGCCGGCCGGCGGCTGGAACCTCTATCTGCACAGCATCCGCCGCATTCTGAAATTGGATACGCCGCAGTTCGCCATCCGCCACATTACCGGCGACCTGTACCAGATCACGCCCACCGCCGCCTTCGCGGGGCTGGCGCCGGGGCAGAAGCTGGAGCTGCCGCTGATAGACGAATACTGGATGCTGCAGGAAAGCGACGTGCTGCCGCGCCCCTATGTGGTGGTGGACGGCCAGGCGCCGGCCCTGCTGCGGCATGACAGCAGCGATGAGGCCAGCTATCTGCTGCCTTTGACCGGGGACAACTGGAAGAACCCGGCCGGCGAGCTGCGGCCGCTGGCCACGTCGCAGCAGCGCTATCAAACGTTTAGCCAGCGCGGACCGCAACTGAGCGCCGCCCAGGTGGCGGGCCGCGTCATCCCGGCGGTCAAGCGCCAGCAGCTGGCGAGCGGGCAATTGCGAGTCGACGGACTGAGCCTGCGCTTGGCGGGCGTGGGGGCGGACGGCGAACGAGCCTTGGCAGAGCGGGTCAGAGAGCTGGGCCTGAAGAGCGGCGGCGCGCGGGTGACGGGCAAGGTGGCGGGCGCCAAATTGCCGGCCGATATCGCGGTGCCGGGCGGCTACCGCCTGCGCATAGACGCGAGGGGCGCGACGGTGGAGGGCTTTGACGCGGCCGGCGTGTTCTACGGCGTGCAAACGCTGCTGGGCCTGACGCCGCAAAACGGCGGCACCATCCCCGCCATGACGGTGGAAGACGCGCCGCGCTATGAATACCGCGGCATGATGGTGGACCTGGCGCGCAATTTCAAGCAGCCCGACACCGTGCGCCGCCTGATAGACCAGATGGCGGCCTACAAGCTCAACAAGCTGCACCTGCACCTGTCCGACGACGAGGGCTGGCGCTTGCAAATTCCGGGCCTGCCGGAGCTGACCGATGTCGGCGCGCGCCGCTGCCATGACTTGACGGAAACCCGCTGCCTGCTGCCGCAGCTGGGCTCCGGCCCGGCCAACCAGTCCGGCGGCGGCTATTTGAGCCGCGAGCAATACATAGACCTGGTGCGTTACGCCAAGTCCCGCTTCATCGAGGTGATTCCCGAGTTCGACATGCCGGCCCACGCGCGCGCCGCGGTGGTGTCCATGGAGGCGCGCTACCGCAGGCTGATGGCGGCGGGCCAGCCGCAGGCGGCCAATGAATACCGTCTGCTGGACCCGCAGGACCAGTCCCATACCTTGTCGGTGCAGTTTTATGACCGCCACACCTATTTGAACCCCTGCGTGCCGGGCAGCCAGCGCTTCGTCTCCAAGCTGGTGTCGGAAGTGGCGCAGATGCACCGCGAGGCCGGCCAGCCTTTGCAAACCTGGCATTTCGGCGGCGACGAGGCCAAGAACATCCTGCTGGGCGGCGGCTTCCAGGACCTCAAGGGCACGGACCCGGGCAAGGGCAAGGTGGACCTGGCCAAGCAGGACAAGCCCTGGGGCCGATCGCCGGCCTGCCAGGCGCAGATCGCCCAGGGCCGGATCAAGAGCGTGGACGAGCTGCCGCTGAAGTTCGCGCAGATGGCCAGCCGCATCGTCGCCGCCCTGGACATCTCGACCATGGCCGCCTGGCAGGACGGCGTGCACGGCGCGGCCGGCGCGGGCGATTTCGCCACCCGCAACACCCTGGTCACCGAATGGGACACCTTGTACTGGGGCGCCGCGCAGGCGGCCAATGACTTCGCCAACAAGGGCTTCAAGACGGTGCTGGCCTCGCCGGATTACCTGTACTTCGACTTTCCGTATGAGCTGAACCCGCACGAGCACGGCTACTACTGGGCCTCGCGCGATACCGACAGCTACAAGGTGTTCAGCTTCGCGCCGGACAATCTGGCGCAAAACGCCGAAGTGATGCCGGACCGCCAGGGCAAGCCCTTCTCCGTCACCAGCCCGGCCGCGCCGGCGCGCTTCGCCGGCATTCAGGGCCAGGCCTGGAGCGAAATCGTCCGTACCGACGCCGAATTCGAGCAGCGAGTCTACCCGCGCATGCTGGCCCTGGCCGAGCGCGCCTGGCATCAGGCGTCGTGGGAGCGGCCGTACAAGGCCGGCGAAACCTACCAGCTGGGCGTGACCCATCTGGTGGACAAGGCCGCGCTGAATGCGGACTGGCAGCAGTTCGCCGCCGTGCTGGGCTGGCGCGAAGCGCCCAAGCTGGAGCGTGCCGGCATCGCCTACCGTCTGCCCATGCCGGCGGTGCAGCCGGGCAGCGGCGCCTACGCCGTCGCCACGGAATGGCCGGGCGCCAGGCTGCAGTACTCCACCGACGGCCATGGCTGGCATACCTTGCAGCCCGGCCAGCAGGCGCAGGCCAAGTTCTGGCGCGGCGTGACCCAGGATGGACGCCGCGTGGGCCGGGTGGAAATGGTGTCCGGGCAGTGA
- the aruF gene encoding arginine/ornithine succinyltransferase subunit alpha: MFTVRPVRTSDLPAIERLALASGIGVTSLPNNREKLFERIQQSVNAFEHEATGDAGCEYYMFALEHGGAVVGTASICASAGFDEPFYSYRSETAVHASRALDVHNRIHVLNICHDLTGTAQLCGFYVDSGLEAIAAELMSRARLLFVAGERERFGRRIIAEMQGIHDDAGQSPFWNAIGRRFFNLDFVQVEQAFVSHSKTFIAELMPSYPIYVPLLPDEAQQAISQIHPNFERVCRLLCNEGFEADNYLDIFDGGAVLTAEIDRLRTVEHSRAYPVEIQASLPAQASLQLVSNDRLLGFAATAARVAVIDGVAFINPDAAKALNVASGDAVRVAGLQQA; this comes from the coding sequence ATGTTTACTGTGCGTCCCGTCCGCACCTCGGACCTGCCGGCGATAGAGCGGCTGGCCTTGGCCAGCGGCATCGGCGTCACCAGCCTGCCCAATAACCGCGAGAAGCTGTTCGAGCGCATTCAGCAGTCGGTCAACGCTTTCGAGCACGAAGCCACCGGCGACGCCGGCTGCGAATATTATATGTTCGCGCTGGAGCATGGCGGCGCGGTGGTGGGCACCGCGTCCATCTGCGCCTCGGCCGGTTTCGACGAGCCTTTTTACAGCTACCGCAGCGAGACCGCGGTGCATGCTTCGCGCGCGCTGGACGTGCACAACCGCATCCACGTGCTGAACATCTGTCATGACCTGACCGGCACGGCCCAGCTGTGCGGCTTCTATGTGGACAGCGGCCTGGAAGCCATCGCCGCCGAACTGATGTCGCGCGCGCGGCTGCTGTTCGTCGCCGGCGAGCGCGAGCGCTTCGGCCGCCGCATCATCGCCGAGATGCAGGGCATCCATGACGACGCCGGCCAGTCGCCGTTCTGGAACGCCATCGGCCGCCGCTTCTTCAATCTGGACTTCGTGCAGGTGGAGCAGGCTTTCGTCAGCCACAGCAAGACCTTTATCGCGGAGCTGATGCCTAGCTACCCGATCTACGTGCCCTTGCTGCCGGATGAGGCGCAGCAGGCCATCAGCCAGATCCATCCCAATTTCGAGCGCGTGTGCCGTCTGTTGTGCAACGAGGGTTTTGAGGCCGACAACTACCTCGACATCTTCGACGGCGGCGCGGTGCTGACCGCGGAGATCGACCGCCTGAGGACGGTGGAGCACAGCCGCGCCTATCCGGTGGAAATCCAGGCTTCGCTGCCGGCCCAGGCCAGCCTGCAGCTGGTCAGCAATGACCGCCTGCTTGGTTTTGCCGCCACTGCCGCCCGCGTCGCCGTCATCG